The following proteins are co-located in the Fructilactobacillus carniphilus genome:
- the cas2 gene encoding CRISPR-associated endonuclease Cas2 — MRLIVMFDLPVDTSEDKRNYRKFRKELINEGFLMIQYSVYARVCVTKQSAHFTENRIKTFLPPRGLIQTLTVTEKQYNGMHFLVGDQKDDVRNTSDRTVVI; from the coding sequence ATGCGCTTAATCGTAATGTTTGATTTACCTGTTGATACTAGCGAAGACAAACGAAATTATCGAAAATTTCGCAAAGAATTAATTAATGAAGGCTTTTTAATGATTCAGTATTCGGTGTACGCACGCGTTTGTGTTACGAAACAATCAGCACATTTTACCGAAAATCGGATTAAAACTTTTTTACCACCAAGAGGGTTGATTCAAACCTTAACTGTAACTGAAAAGCAGTATAATGGTATGCATTTCTTGGTTGGGGATCAAAAGGATGACGTGCGAAATACTTCAGATCGGACGGTCGTAATATGA
- the cas1 gene encoding type II CRISPR-associated endonuclease Cas1, with the protein MGWRSIVVTQHAKISYSGRRIIVQTNQNINEIPIDDIEVLLISTTQAVITARAVSELARASVKVIFSDDTGEPVCETVDYLPNNRSVSLLQQQFDWDVARKEMLWTWLVTAKIQMQITVLQKQQIDTSELDYEFHKIEVNDISNREAVVARKYFPLLFEAGFERRNFQPANAALNYGYSILLSFINRNIVATGCLTQLGIHHHNDENQFNLGSDLMEPFRPIIDWWVSEQNINELTPEIKIQLVDLLNLELKFNGKNTILRNALRTHVTNCISYLNGERETAKVEVELGDEISDHALNRNV; encoded by the coding sequence ATGGGATGGAGAAGTATTGTAGTGACCCAGCACGCAAAAATTTCTTACTCGGGACGACGAATTATTGTGCAAACGAATCAGAACATCAATGAAATTCCGATTGATGATATCGAGGTTCTTTTGATTAGTACAACCCAAGCAGTCATTACAGCTCGGGCCGTCAGTGAATTGGCTCGAGCATCAGTTAAAGTGATTTTTTCGGACGATACAGGAGAGCCGGTTTGTGAAACCGTTGATTATTTACCTAATAATCGGAGTGTATCGTTGTTACAACAACAATTTGATTGGGATGTTGCTCGTAAAGAAATGCTTTGGACCTGGTTAGTAACTGCTAAGATTCAAATGCAAATTACGGTGTTGCAAAAACAACAAATTGATACTAGCGAATTAGATTATGAATTTCATAAAATTGAGGTCAATGATATCAGCAATCGGGAAGCAGTTGTGGCGCGCAAATATTTTCCGTTACTATTTGAAGCCGGTTTTGAACGCCGTAATTTTCAGCCGGCTAACGCAGCTTTGAACTATGGTTATTCAATCTTATTGTCATTTATTAATCGAAACATTGTGGCCACTGGTTGTTTAACCCAGCTAGGAATTCATCATCATAATGATGAAAATCAGTTTAATTTAGGGTCAGATCTAATGGAACCGTTCCGACCGATTATCGATTGGTGGGTTAGTGAACAAAATATTAATGAACTGACGCCAGAAATTAAAATTCAGCTAGTTGATTTATTGAATTTAGAGTTGAAATTTAACGGCAAGAATACCATTTTACGGAACGCGTTGAGGACCCACGTAACTAACTGCATTAGTTATTTAAATGGAGAACGTGAAACAGCCAAAGTAGAGGTGGAATTAGGAGATGAGATATCGGATCATGCGCTTAATCGTAATGTTTGA
- the cas9 gene encoding type II CRISPR RNA-guided endonuclease Cas9 (Cas9, originally named Csn1, is the large, multifunctional signature protein of type II CRISPR/Cas systems. It is well known even to general audiences because its RNA-guided endonuclease activity has made it a popular tool for custom editing of eukaryotic genomes.) gives MEKLVVIKKIPWDEFAKRVEKQLDDSDLATQIKTEIAKEQFMPKQRSKDNGAIPYQLQQQELDAIIENQGRYYPWLLEQKDHLDALISFRVPYYVGPMVDPDQVSEDNGKFAWMKRKEQGEIKPWNFEEKVDKTASATNFIKRMTATDTYLIGAPVLPKNSLLYQEFTVLNELNKLKVNVNGNKLALSPDYKQAIFNQVYKKHKRVSLKRLNDFMQAQSWFSTDAYLSGTTDQKNVNNTLSTYNDFKAIFGAQIDNPNRQADLERIIEWSTIFEDEHIFKLKLDTISWLTPTQKDRLSKHRYQGWGRLSKQLLAGITNANGERVIDVLWNTQQNLMETLADDGFKKAIQEFNGEKLDKQNVSDVIADLYTSPQNKKAIRQVLLVVDDIEKAMGHAPANIMIEFAREDRNDHRLINSRSRQLNQMFEKAKDEVSESVQDELKDKIKDKVQFNDRLYLYFVQGGKDLYSGEPLDIDRLSQYDIDHILPQSFILDNSLDNRILTSQSNNRAKKADQLPGEIFGPRMKGYWNTLREHGLMTWKKYNNLTLTPDKISKFNNQGRFINRQLVETRQVIKLVAEILHDQYGNDKQTNIVTIKADLTHHMRTKFKFYKNRNVNDYHHAFDAYLSAFVGNWLLQQYPKLKPYLVYGDFAKAGIKDFKQFNFLYRFEKEHAVAEDGTIKNDSDQLLGYMRKVYQLKKILVTKELETNHGNLYKQTVFPAPSHDKKMKKPRKLINPKNNRPSDIYGGYTSKTAAFMVLVKVTKGKKTEYRLSNVPLANLVWQQQGMSFDEMVDKSVRSQFTGKNGKVSEYQVVKNKVYINQLVSENESLFTLASKQYRHNAQQLVLSDKSMQILNSNLNNVNHDELVFVFNEIVDNGEKYFKAYDFSNNEAAKATFDELSDLEEMRSIIDDLLIGLHANAPYTDVSKVGLPKYFGLFSLKAGLKFDPETEFIYQSPTGLFSRKVKISDL, from the coding sequence ATGGAGAAATTAGTAGTTATAAAAAAAATTCCGTGGGATGAATTTGCGAAGCGGGTGGAAAAGCAACTAGATGATTCGGATCTGGCTACGCAAATTAAAACGGAGATTGCTAAAGAGCAATTTATGCCCAAGCAACGTTCTAAGGATAATGGAGCGATTCCGTACCAACTGCAACAACAAGAACTGGATGCTATTATTGAGAACCAGGGTCGCTATTACCCATGGTTATTAGAGCAAAAAGACCATTTAGATGCTTTAATTTCTTTCCGGGTTCCTTATTATGTTGGTCCGATGGTTGATCCTGACCAAGTTAGCGAAGATAATGGTAAATTTGCCTGGATGAAACGCAAAGAACAAGGTGAAATTAAGCCCTGGAATTTTGAAGAAAAAGTTGATAAAACAGCTTCAGCCACTAATTTTATTAAACGGATGACCGCGACTGATACCTATTTGATTGGGGCTCCAGTTTTACCGAAGAATAGTTTGTTGTACCAAGAATTTACGGTTTTAAATGAGTTGAATAAGTTAAAGGTTAACGTAAATGGAAACAAATTAGCGTTATCTCCCGATTATAAACAAGCAATTTTTAATCAGGTATACAAGAAACACAAACGGGTTTCTTTGAAACGGCTTAATGATTTTATGCAAGCGCAAAGTTGGTTTAGTACGGATGCCTATCTTTCTGGAACCACGGACCAGAAGAACGTTAACAATACATTAAGTACTTATAATGACTTTAAAGCTATTTTTGGAGCTCAAATTGATAATCCTAACCGGCAAGCGGATTTGGAACGGATTATTGAATGGTCCACGATTTTTGAAGATGAACACATTTTTAAGTTGAAATTAGATACAATTAGCTGGCTCACACCAACGCAAAAAGACCGGCTGTCTAAACACCGGTACCAAGGTTGGGGACGTTTATCAAAACAACTGTTAGCTGGGATTACCAACGCTAATGGCGAACGGGTCATTGACGTCTTGTGGAATACCCAACAAAATTTAATGGAAACGCTGGCAGATGACGGATTTAAAAAAGCAATCCAGGAATTTAACGGAGAAAAATTAGACAAACAAAACGTTTCAGATGTAATTGCTGATTTATATACCTCCCCACAGAATAAAAAGGCCATTCGTCAGGTACTGTTAGTAGTTGATGACATTGAAAAGGCCATGGGGCACGCGCCTGCTAATATCATGATTGAATTTGCTCGTGAGGATCGGAATGATCATCGCTTGATTAATTCACGTTCTCGGCAATTAAACCAAATGTTTGAAAAAGCCAAGGATGAAGTTAGCGAATCCGTTCAGGATGAATTAAAAGATAAAATCAAAGACAAAGTGCAATTTAATGATCGTTTGTATTTATACTTTGTGCAAGGTGGAAAAGACCTCTATTCAGGGGAACCTTTGGACATTGATCGTCTTTCTCAGTATGATATTGATCACATCTTGCCCCAATCGTTTATTCTTGATAATTCATTAGATAATCGGATTTTAACTTCACAAAGTAATAATCGAGCTAAGAAAGCTGATCAATTACCAGGTGAAATTTTTGGTCCTAGGATGAAAGGATATTGGAACACGCTCCGTGAACATGGACTAATGACTTGGAAGAAATACAATAATTTAACGTTAACGCCGGATAAGATTAGCAAATTCAATAATCAAGGACGGTTCATTAACCGGCAGTTAGTGGAAACTAGACAGGTCATTAAGCTAGTGGCAGAAATTTTGCATGATCAGTATGGAAATGATAAGCAAACTAACATCGTGACGATTAAAGCAGATTTAACCCATCACATGCGAACCAAGTTTAAATTCTATAAAAATCGGAACGTCAACGATTATCATCATGCTTTTGATGCTTACTTGTCAGCATTCGTCGGCAACTGGTTATTGCAACAATACCCGAAGTTAAAACCATATCTCGTGTATGGTGACTTTGCTAAAGCTGGAATTAAAGACTTTAAGCAGTTTAACTTTTTGTATCGCTTTGAGAAAGAGCATGCAGTTGCTGAAGATGGAACGATTAAAAATGACTCGGATCAACTACTGGGCTATATGCGTAAGGTATACCAGCTAAAGAAAATTCTGGTAACAAAGGAACTGGAAACTAATCATGGTAATTTATATAAGCAAACAGTTTTCCCTGCCCCGTCTCATGATAAAAAGATGAAGAAACCAAGGAAGTTAATTAATCCCAAGAACAATCGTCCTAGCGATATTTATGGTGGATATACTAGTAAAACAGCTGCTTTCATGGTCTTGGTTAAAGTTACCAAAGGGAAAAAGACCGAGTATCGACTGTCTAACGTCCCGTTAGCTAATCTAGTATGGCAACAGCAAGGAATGTCATTTGACGAGATGGTTGATAAATCAGTACGTTCCCAATTTACTGGTAAAAATGGCAAAGTAAGTGAATATCAGGTAGTTAAGAATAAGGTGTACATCAATCAACTGGTATCAGAAAATGAATCGCTATTTACCTTAGCTAGTAAACAATATCGTCATAATGCACAACAGTTGGTTTTGTCGGACAAATCAATGCAAATTTTAAATTCCAACTTAAATAACGTTAATCATGATGAATTAGTGTTTGTCTTTAACGAAATTGTTGATAATGGTGAGAAATACTTTAAAGCTTACGATTTTAGTAATAACGAAGCCGCTAAAGCTACCTTTGATGAATTATCTGACTTAGAAGAGATGAGAAGCATTATTGATGATTTGTTGATTGGGTTACACGCCAATGCCCCGTATACGGATGTTTCTAAGGTTGGATTGCCAAAATATTTTGGATTATTCTCGTTAAAAGCTGGTTTGAAATTTGACCCTGAAACCGAATTTATTTATCAATCACCAACCGGATTATTCTCACGCAAAGTTAAAATTTCTGATTTGTAG
- the cas9 gene encoding type II CRISPR RNA-guided endonuclease Cas9 (Cas9, originally named Csn1, is the large, multifunctional signature protein of type II CRISPR/Cas systems. It is well known even to general audiences because its RNA-guided endonuclease activity has made it a popular tool for custom editing of eukaryotic genomes.) — MKKDVPYNLGLDIGTSSIGWAITDENNRLISVKGHYGIGARLFSEGQSAADRRGFRTTRRRLSRRKWRLRLLDEIFDAPIAEVDQSFYPRLRQSSVSPLDPTKKQEFAGNILFDDPDFTDQDYHHQYPTIYHLRHDLATEDQKFDVRLIYLAVHHLIKYRGHFLNKADADKFKGGEIDLASAFSQLNEIFAMKQRDGLELKTTGVNQWVATLTDKKLSKSDRQKQIAGEIFVKGDKDQNQANKKVATELLKAILGLKAKFNVIFGIQAAANAKEFSLTFNSDDFDDKIADLGSQITDEDQEILAILQKLYFAVDLAGILQNSEDGSMYESVSAAMMGRYKQHCHDLSRLKRMAEQLKQAGKKQPAKALKQAYADYVDGEISSYKKNSVG; from the coding sequence ATGAAAAAAGATGTACCCTATAACCTAGGTTTAGACATTGGCACGAGTTCGATTGGGTGGGCGATTACCGATGAAAATAATCGTTTGATTTCTGTAAAGGGACACTATGGAATCGGAGCTCGCTTGTTTAGTGAAGGACAATCTGCTGCTGATCGCCGTGGGTTTCGAACGACCCGGCGGCGTTTATCACGCAGAAAATGGCGCTTGCGGTTATTAGATGAAATTTTTGATGCTCCGATTGCGGAGGTGGATCAAAGCTTTTACCCTCGGTTACGTCAATCGAGTGTTTCTCCATTAGATCCCACTAAAAAACAAGAATTTGCGGGCAATATTTTATTTGATGATCCTGATTTTACTGATCAGGATTACCATCATCAATATCCCACTATTTATCATTTACGGCATGATTTGGCTACAGAGGACCAAAAGTTTGATGTGCGGTTAATTTACTTAGCCGTTCACCACTTGATTAAATATCGGGGGCACTTTTTAAATAAGGCGGATGCTGATAAGTTTAAGGGTGGAGAAATTGATTTAGCGTCAGCTTTTAGTCAATTAAATGAGATTTTTGCCATGAAACAACGGGATGGTCTAGAGTTAAAAACGACCGGAGTGAATCAATGGGTTGCAACGTTGACTGACAAAAAATTGTCTAAAAGTGATCGACAAAAACAAATCGCTGGAGAGATTTTTGTTAAAGGAGATAAAGATCAAAATCAGGCTAATAAAAAAGTTGCAACTGAGTTACTGAAAGCCATTCTGGGTTTGAAAGCTAAGTTTAACGTTATCTTTGGAATTCAAGCTGCTGCTAACGCTAAGGAATTTTCTTTAACTTTTAATAGCGATGATTTTGACGATAAAATTGCGGATCTAGGTTCACAAATTACGGATGAAGACCAAGAAATCTTAGCAATTCTCCAAAAACTCTACTTTGCAGTTGATCTAGCGGGAATTTTACAAAATTCAGAAGATGGGTCGATGTATGAAAGTGTTTCCGCTGCCATGATGGGTCGCTATAAGCAACATTGTCATGATTTAAGTCGATTAAAACGAATGGCGGAGCAACTAAAACAAGCCGGAAAGAAACAACCAGCCAAAGCATTAAAGCAGGCCTATGCTGATTACGTTGATGGAGAAATTAGTAGTTATAAAAAAAATTCCGTGGGATGA
- a CDS encoding serine hydrolase produces MAKNRPFKLLLLSFMLFFSLGMPLRTGQAAANSSNLPLTNQQVQSQAKGAIAIDANSGQILYGENQDQRLPIASVSKLVTIGVVLQKIKQHQLNWDTKVPISQAIATLSQNPLYTNVPLVAGQTYTVRQLYNASLVTSANAAAIALGQSIAGPHGDFGQIMRQTVSKWGIKNAQLYNACGLTNQELGSLGSSQLSGATENKLSAKETALIAQKVYQLNPQIVQTTALQQINWNGIPEATTNHLLGNHAGFQVDGLKTGTSDTAGENLVATATKGNHRVITVVIGAATGQRNLQTAKILNGLNQLQVVNLQRKNLPYQKLQVINGKQSSVPLGFQRPPYYWLRKSDQLTTRLVPNDGLTQFSMPLAPIHKNQPFGQLQIQAPHLQFLQRQSSSIPVVFTNSDNIAWGRMFLGGFELIVIIAGLGYLVYWLKNRYAPRH; encoded by the coding sequence ATGGCAAAGAATCGACCGTTTAAATTATTATTACTTTCATTCATGCTCTTTTTTAGCCTGGGAATGCCATTAAGGACTGGTCAGGCAGCAGCAAATTCATCTAATTTACCCTTGACTAACCAACAGGTTCAATCCCAAGCAAAAGGTGCCATTGCCATTGATGCCAATAGTGGCCAGATTTTGTATGGTGAAAATCAAGATCAACGCTTACCCATTGCTTCTGTTAGTAAATTAGTGACCATTGGGGTTGTTTTGCAAAAAATCAAACAACATCAACTTAACTGGGATACCAAGGTTCCCATCAGCCAAGCAATTGCTACTTTAAGTCAAAATCCCTTGTATACGAACGTCCCGTTGGTAGCAGGACAAACATATACCGTCAGACAGCTCTATAATGCTAGTTTAGTAACATCTGCCAACGCCGCAGCAATAGCGCTCGGACAATCCATTGCTGGTCCCCATGGTGACTTTGGTCAAATCATGCGCCAAACCGTATCTAAATGGGGAATTAAAAACGCCCAACTTTATAACGCTTGTGGTTTAACTAATCAAGAATTAGGTTCTTTAGGTAGTTCCCAACTTAGTGGAGCTACCGAAAACAAGCTATCTGCTAAAGAAACCGCACTGATTGCACAAAAAGTTTATCAACTAAATCCACAAATTGTCCAAACTACAGCGCTTCAACAAATTAACTGGAACGGCATTCCAGAAGCTACCACCAATCATCTGTTGGGAAATCACGCTGGCTTCCAGGTCGATGGACTTAAAACCGGGACGAGCGATACAGCCGGCGAAAACCTAGTGGCAACCGCTACTAAAGGTAATCATCGGGTCATTACCGTAGTGATTGGGGCTGCTACCGGGCAAAGAAATCTGCAGACCGCTAAGATTCTCAACGGCCTCAACCAGCTCCAGGTGGTCAATCTACAACGGAAGAATTTACCCTACCAAAAATTACAGGTGATTAACGGAAAACAATCCTCGGTTCCGTTAGGATTTCAACGCCCGCCTTACTACTGGCTTCGAAAATCGGACCAATTAACAACACGATTAGTTCCTAACGATGGCCTCACTCAGTTCTCAATGCCACTAGCCCCCATCCATAAGAACCAACCATTTGGTCAGCTCCAGATTCAAGCTCCACACCTTCAATTCCTCCAACGACAATCATCATCCATTCCGGTTGTCTTTACCAACTCGGATAACATCGCTTGGGGACGAATGTTCCTTGGCGGCTTTGAGTTAATCGTAATTATAGCTGGATTGGGTTACTTAGTCTATTGGCTGAAAAATCGCTACGCCCCCCGACATTAA
- a CDS encoding alpha/beta fold hydrolase, translating to MLNFITVGTGFPVVMLHGYELDSTSLMPLLEPFFQNQTRAYQRIYIDLPGMGQSRDQPFIDSATTLQMVVQVIKSLQLQRFVTLGQSYGGYLATRLSSYFPQELTAQLLVVPMMVPATSQRKLAQLQHTYVSPDATQFSNGFGEVNVVLNRLKYRYYQQQIATVMAKNKSPMLTQAMQSDRYALPDLRGQKSELTTTALVGKYDNIVGNQDVEKLRPSYPELKVKCYSNSGHNLMIDETDRFYADLATFLQQSV from the coding sequence ATGTTGAACTTTATTACGGTAGGAACGGGTTTTCCCGTGGTCATGCTGCATGGATATGAACTGGACTCGACTAGCTTAATGCCACTGCTGGAGCCCTTTTTTCAAAACCAAACGCGTGCTTACCAACGGATTTACATTGACTTACCCGGGATGGGACAGTCGCGGGACCAACCCTTTATTGATTCAGCTACGACCCTCCAAATGGTGGTACAGGTTATCAAGTCGTTACAGTTACAGCGGTTTGTGACGTTAGGACAATCATACGGTGGCTATCTAGCGACAAGATTATCAAGTTACTTTCCGCAGGAATTAACGGCGCAACTACTAGTAGTTCCAATGATGGTGCCTGCAACTTCCCAACGAAAACTAGCTCAATTGCAACATACTTACGTAAGCCCGGATGCAACTCAATTTAGCAATGGTTTTGGGGAAGTAAACGTGGTCCTTAATCGATTGAAATATCGGTACTATCAACAACAGATTGCCACCGTCATGGCGAAAAATAAGAGTCCGATGTTAACCCAGGCCATGCAATCCGATCGTTATGCATTACCGGATTTAAGGGGGCAAAAGTCGGAATTAACTACCACTGCGTTGGTTGGTAAATATGACAATATCGTCGGCAACCAAGACGTGGAAAAACTTCGCCCATCCTATCCGGAATTAAAGGTAAAATGCTATTCAAACTCAGGTCATAATTTGATGATTGATGAAACGGATCGTTTTTATGCTGATCTAGCCACCTTTTTACAACAATCAGTGTAA
- the adhE gene encoding bifunctional acetaldehyde-CoA/alcohol dehydrogenase — translation MSDKKEEKQLKQIDNTIDKMVKKAHVALDEMSSFDQAKVDEITHAMVIAGVDAHQRLGKMAYEETGRGVAEDKAIKNLFATEEIWHDIRNDKTVGVIDENSEEDLIKVAEPLGVIAGITPVTNPTSTTLFKSIISMKTRNAIIFSLHPQALKSSIEAAKIMRDAAVAAGAPKDCIQWIEEPSREATNALIKHPGVACTLATGGPGLVKAAYSTGKPALGVGPGNGPVYIEKTAKIPEAVNDIVLSKTFDNGMICATENSAVIDDDIYDDVKEQLERNRVYFVPEDEQQQLTDAMFDSTRLSVKGPIAGATAQQIADMANIKVPKDTQVLAVEMTGIGPKYPMSGEKLSPVISVYRAKGHKDAFEIVNKLLDYGGLGHTAAIQTRNEELATKFGVSVKASRIIVNSPSGLGGVGNLYNNMTPSLTLGTGSWGQNSISHNVTDYDLLNIKTIAKRRNNMQWIKLPKIYFEKNSVRYLKDMPDIHKAFIVTSPSMVKYHYVDKVLDELNARDDDVQYYIFDDIHGEPTTETVDAGVLQMRGFQPDTIIALGGGSPLDAAKMMWLIYENSETDFFGAKQKFLDIRKRAYRFEKPSKSKMVAIPSTSGTGSEVTPFSVITDAKLHIKYPLADYALTPDVAIIDPQFVKTVPKSTIAASGLDALTHAIESYVSVMASDYTRPLSLQAIKMIFENLTASYNGDMEARDKMHTASTIAGMAFANAFLGITHSIAHKLGGQFGITHGIAIAITLPHVIRYNFKQPKKIATWPKYESFRADKDYAEIARYIGLEGNSEEELKEALVHKVIDLAHSVGVTLSLKAQGVDREELEEKAQRLAELAYGDQCTTANPKEPLIADLKDIILDEYDGIGVETETDKEV, via the coding sequence AAATGAGTAGTTTTGATCAAGCTAAAGTGGACGAAATTACGCACGCCATGGTAATTGCCGGAGTCGATGCGCACCAACGCCTTGGTAAAATGGCTTACGAAGAAACTGGTCGGGGAGTCGCTGAAGACAAGGCCATCAAGAACTTATTTGCTACTGAAGAAATCTGGCACGACATTCGCAACGACAAAACGGTCGGTGTGATTGACGAAAACTCGGAAGAAGATTTGATTAAAGTGGCAGAACCATTAGGTGTCATCGCGGGAATTACACCCGTAACGAACCCAACTTCCACCACGTTGTTCAAGTCCATCATTTCGATGAAGACGCGGAACGCCATCATCTTTAGTTTGCATCCCCAAGCACTGAAATCTTCAATTGAAGCCGCTAAAATCATGCGGGATGCTGCCGTGGCCGCTGGTGCACCGAAAGACTGCATCCAATGGATTGAAGAACCAAGTCGGGAAGCTACGAATGCCTTGATTAAGCACCCAGGTGTAGCATGTACCTTGGCTACTGGTGGTCCTGGTTTAGTTAAAGCCGCTTACTCTACTGGAAAACCTGCTTTAGGGGTTGGTCCTGGTAATGGTCCGGTTTACATCGAAAAGACCGCTAAGATTCCAGAAGCCGTGAACGACATTGTGTTATCCAAGACCTTTGATAACGGGATGATTTGTGCCACTGAAAACAGTGCCGTCATTGACGATGATATTTACGACGACGTGAAGGAACAATTGGAACGTAACCGAGTTTATTTTGTTCCAGAAGACGAACAACAACAATTAACTGATGCAATGTTTGATAGCACCCGGTTAAGCGTTAAGGGTCCAATCGCCGGAGCAACCGCTCAACAAATTGCTGACATGGCAAACATCAAGGTTCCTAAAGATACCCAAGTGCTTGCCGTGGAAATGACAGGAATTGGACCAAAGTACCCGATGTCTGGAGAAAAATTATCCCCAGTAATCTCCGTTTACCGGGCTAAGGGTCACAAAGATGCCTTTGAAATCGTAAACAAGCTGCTGGACTACGGTGGATTAGGGCACACAGCTGCCATTCAAACTCGGAACGAAGAATTAGCGACGAAGTTCGGAGTTTCTGTGAAAGCCTCCCGGATTATTGTGAACTCGCCATCTGGATTAGGTGGGGTGGGGAACTTGTACAATAACATGACCCCATCCTTAACCTTAGGAACTGGATCATGGGGACAAAACTCAATTTCCCATAACGTAACGGATTACGACCTGTTGAACATCAAAACAATCGCAAAGAGAAGAAATAATATGCAATGGATTAAACTACCAAAAATTTACTTCGAAAAAAACTCCGTGCGTTACCTCAAGGATATGCCGGACATTCACAAAGCCTTTATTGTTACGAGTCCATCCATGGTTAAATACCACTACGTTGACAAGGTGCTTGACGAATTAAACGCTCGTGATGACGATGTCCAATACTACATCTTTGATGACATTCACGGCGAACCAACGACGGAAACGGTGGATGCCGGAGTATTGCAAATGCGTGGTTTCCAACCAGACACGATTATCGCCCTCGGGGGAGGATCACCGCTGGATGCTGCTAAGATGATGTGGTTAATCTACGAAAACTCGGAAACGGATTTCTTTGGTGCTAAGCAAAAATTCTTGGACATTCGGAAACGGGCTTACCGCTTTGAAAAACCAAGCAAGTCGAAGATGGTTGCCATCCCAAGTACGTCCGGAACTGGTTCCGAAGTAACACCGTTCTCAGTTATTACGGATGCTAAGTTACACATTAAGTACCCACTGGCTGATTACGCCTTAACTCCTGATGTAGCCATCATTGACCCGCAATTTGTTAAGACGGTGCCAAAGAGCACGATTGCTGCTTCTGGATTGGATGCTTTGACCCACGCCATTGAATCATACGTTTCGGTCATGGCTTCTGACTACACGCGTCCGTTGTCATTGCAAGCTATTAAGATGATTTTTGAAAACTTAACGGCTTCTTACAACGGTGACATGGAAGCTCGGGACAAGATGCACACGGCCTCAACGATTGCCGGAATGGCCTTTGCGAACGCCTTCTTGGGAATTACCCACTCCATCGCCCACAAACTCGGTGGTCAATTCGGCATTACCCACGGAATTGCGATTGCAATTACCTTGCCACACGTTATTCGTTACAACTTCAAACAACCAAAGAAGATTGCAACGTGGCCGAAGTACGAATCCTTCCGCGCTGATAAAGACTATGCAGAAATTGCTCGTTACATCGGTTTAGAAGGTAACTCGGAAGAAGAGTTAAAAGAGGCTTTGGTGCACAAAGTGATTGATTTAGCTCACTCAGTTGGCGTTACGTTGAGCTTGAAAGCCCAAGGTGTCGACCGGGAGGAATTGGAAGAAAAAGCCCAACGGTTAGCCGAATTAGCTTACGGGGACCAATGTACAACGGCCAACCCGAAGGAACCATTGATTGCTGATCTGAAAGACATCATTTTGGATGAGTACGATGGAATTGGAGTGGAAACGGAAACCGATAAAGAAGTTTAA